A window of the Teredinibacter franksiae genome harbors these coding sequences:
- a CDS encoding nuclear transport factor 2 family protein gives MSGVTTDKLNNDCTDEPPAVVQFKNFYRELVTVKLDEMGSLYDEDVIFRDPVHQIRGVNSLHAYMSSVSQNLNYCRFEYLDQLVAESTAYIKWNMYFSHPKLTQRHLVVRGISHIEFGQRIHYHEDIYDLGEMLYENVPLVGLATRWLKRRLAKEVG, from the coding sequence ATGTCCGGTGTAACGACAGACAAGCTCAATAATGATTGTACGGATGAGCCTCCAGCGGTGGTCCAATTTAAGAACTTCTACAGGGAATTGGTTACTGTAAAGTTGGATGAAATGGGCAGCCTCTATGATGAGGATGTGATATTTCGCGACCCTGTTCATCAGATCCGTGGGGTAAACAGTTTGCATGCTTACATGTCCAGCGTGAGTCAAAATCTAAACTATTGCCGGTTCGAGTATTTGGACCAGCTGGTGGCAGAATCGACGGCCTATATAAAGTGGAATATGTATTTTTCCCACCCCAAACTTACCCAGCGTCATTTGGTGGTTCGCGGTATCTCTCATATTGAGTTTGGGCAGCGTATACATTACCACGAGGACATCTACGACCTTGGGGAAATGCTCTATGAAAATGTGCCCTTAGTGGGCTTGGCAACTAGGTGGTTAAAGCGTCGTTTGGCAAAGGAAGTGGGTTGA
- a CDS encoding YbgA family protein, with product METKIKIGISACLLGERVRYDGGHKHDRYIHHTLGAFFEFAAFCPEVNIGLGIPRAPIRIVLEGSEEQPEQRVVGVKNPEKEYTQELTGCADAQQHWVAELCGYIFKKDSPSCGMERVKAWRNDHPTRKGTGLFAQQLIKNNPLLPCEEEGRLNDLHLRENFVERVYVYSRWKQLAEEGITAQKLVQFHSRHKFIILSHNQKKYRELGQLMSNIPKNDLDAFANNYISQVMAVLKKPATRKNHINVLQHLQGYLRPNLDGDDKKELLQAIEICRTKDGPLTVPRTLLRHYFRKFPDEYIARSYYLQPYPDELNF from the coding sequence ATGGAAACCAAGATAAAAATCGGCATTAGCGCTTGCCTCTTAGGTGAACGTGTACGCTACGACGGCGGCCACAAGCACGACCGCTATATTCACCACACACTCGGCGCTTTTTTTGAATTTGCCGCTTTTTGCCCCGAGGTAAATATTGGCCTCGGCATTCCCAGGGCACCTATACGCATCGTGCTGGAAGGCAGCGAAGAGCAGCCCGAGCAGCGGGTGGTGGGTGTAAAAAACCCAGAAAAAGAATACACACAAGAACTAACAGGCTGCGCCGATGCACAGCAACACTGGGTAGCGGAACTGTGTGGCTATATTTTTAAAAAAGATTCCCCCAGCTGTGGCATGGAAAGAGTCAAGGCATGGCGAAATGATCATCCAACCCGCAAGGGTACCGGCCTTTTTGCACAGCAACTCATAAAAAATAACCCTTTACTTCCCTGTGAAGAAGAAGGCCGGTTGAACGATCTTCACCTACGGGAGAACTTTGTTGAGCGCGTTTACGTCTACTCCCGCTGGAAACAGCTCGCAGAAGAAGGCATTACGGCGCAAAAACTGGTGCAATTCCACAGCAGGCACAAGTTTATTATTCTCAGCCACAACCAGAAAAAATACCGCGAGCTGGGGCAACTAATGTCAAACATACCCAAGAATGATCTTGATGCATTTGCCAACAACTATATCTCACAGGTCATGGCCGTGCTGAAAAAGCCCGCTACCCGCAAAAACCACATAAATGTTTTACAACATTTACAGGGCTACCTCAGACCAAACCTAGATGGCGACGATAAAAAAGAGCTGCTTCAGGCCATAGAAATCTGTAGAACTAAAGATGGCCCGCTAACCGTTCCAAGAACGCTGTTAAGGCATTATTTTAGAAAATTCCCCGATGAATATATCGCGCGGTCTTATTACTTACAGCCCTACCCGGATGAATTGAATTTTTAA
- a CDS encoding SAM-dependent methyltransferase: MENIREQKPIRFPSLKEFQQPARKLVMMACEKVRVGHLVIHEGKSSYSFGEPADKASVHATIHVHDSSAYSAFLANGTIGSAEAFMNREWTSPDLLSVIRLMVLNLEWLQKMNQGRSLPLKALLKFNQLISANTRSGSKKNIGAHYDLGNDFFKLFLDESMMYSSALYAHPSQSLEEAAVNKLEAICQKLELTASDHLLEIGTGWGGMAIYAAQHYGCTVTTTTISKEQHAYALERVKSLGLGNKIKVVLQDYRDLSGSFDKIVSIEMIEAVGHQYYSAYFKQCSALLNDNGLMLIQAITIPDNRYESARKSTDFIKKMIFPGGCLPSNAVLARHIARDTDMQMVALEDITQHYAQTLADWCARFHNNLAEIKAQGYSDSFCRMWDFYLRYCEGGFRERVIGTVQLLLAKPSYRP, translated from the coding sequence GTGGAAAATATTCGAGAACAAAAACCAATCCGTTTTCCATCACTTAAAGAGTTTCAGCAGCCCGCTCGCAAGTTGGTTATGATGGCCTGCGAAAAAGTTAGGGTAGGCCATCTGGTAATTCATGAGGGTAAATCCAGCTATAGTTTTGGCGAGCCAGCCGATAAGGCGAGTGTTCACGCGACGATTCATGTACATGATTCTTCGGCTTATAGCGCGTTTCTGGCTAATGGCACTATCGGTTCCGCCGAAGCCTTCATGAATCGAGAGTGGACGTCTCCTGACTTATTATCGGTGATAAGGCTGATGGTTTTAAATCTTGAGTGGTTGCAGAAGATGAACCAAGGGCGCTCATTACCCCTAAAGGCACTGCTAAAATTCAATCAATTAATATCGGCAAACACGCGCTCGGGCTCTAAGAAGAATATTGGTGCGCATTACGACCTTGGAAATGATTTTTTTAAATTATTTCTTGATGAAAGCATGATGTATTCTTCTGCACTCTATGCCCATCCGAGCCAATCATTGGAAGAGGCTGCTGTTAATAAGCTGGAAGCTATCTGCCAAAAACTGGAGTTAACCGCTTCGGATCATTTGTTGGAGATAGGCACAGGCTGGGGCGGCATGGCAATTTATGCAGCGCAACACTATGGCTGCACAGTAACAACGACGACTATATCCAAGGAGCAACACGCTTACGCTTTGGAGAGAGTAAAAAGCTTGGGATTGGGCAATAAAATAAAGGTAGTGCTGCAAGATTATCGCGATCTTTCAGGAAGTTTCGATAAAATTGTATCGATTGAAATGATCGAGGCCGTTGGCCATCAATATTACAGTGCTTACTTTAAACAGTGCAGTGCTTTATTGAACGATAATGGGTTGATGTTAATACAGGCGATTACGATTCCAGATAATCGTTATGAGAGTGCTAGAAAGAGTACTGATTTTATTAAGAAAATGATTTTTCCTGGTGGCTGCTTGCCGAGCAATGCTGTGTTAGCGCGTCATATTGCCCGCGATACCGATATGCAAATGGTGGCGCTAGAGGATATTACCCAGCACTACGCGCAAACGCTTGCGGATTGGTGTGCTCGTTTTCATAACAATCTGGCAGAAATTAAGGCGCAAGGATATTCGGACAGCTTCTGTCGAATGTGGGATTTTTACTTGCGTTATTGTGAGGGTGGTTTTCGCGAAAGGGTTATTGGCACGGTGCAGCTATTGTTAGCGAAACCAAGCTACAGGCCATAA
- a CDS encoding NAD(P)/FAD-dependent oxidoreductase — protein sequence MKVAIIGGGISGLTCAWLLKDIHDVVLLEKADRIGGHTATIDVEHKGRGYAIDTGFIVYNERTYPNFIKLLEKLGVETQPTNMSFSVSCRKTGLEYGGSKSFSSLFAQKRNVVNFDFLRLMYDIVKFNKNITQDLLNDQLDPALTVGEYLSSRRFGKLLASHYLIPMGSAIWSSTLKEMLDFPLVFFARFFHNHGLLNINDRPQWRVIKGGSKQYLGPMVKKLGSSIECGVNIQRVRREDKRVVIVMADGSEKIFDQVVFACHSDEALKLLEQPFEAERRILSAIPYRKNSVVLHTDENLLPKSRGAWSAWNYRLDNPGGLGAGGVTSKADDFEGSSKPATLSYNMNILQGITAEDTFIVTLNGLDKIDPNKILGEFNYSHPIFTLEGIDAQEDWKKINGANSTWFCGAYWSNGFHEDGCASGIRVAKHLGASW from the coding sequence ATGAAAGTTGCCATTATTGGCGGTGGAATTTCTGGTCTTACATGCGCCTGGCTTTTAAAAGACATACACGATGTTGTTCTTCTTGAAAAAGCCGATCGTATTGGTGGGCACACCGCTACTATAGATGTTGAGCACAAGGGCAGGGGTTACGCGATCGATACAGGTTTTATTGTATATAACGAACGGACCTACCCTAACTTTATAAAGTTATTGGAAAAATTAGGTGTTGAAACGCAACCAACCAATATGAGTTTCAGCGTGAGTTGCAGGAAAACAGGTTTAGAGTATGGCGGGAGTAAAAGTTTTAGTTCGCTTTTTGCCCAGAAGCGCAATGTGGTTAACTTTGATTTTTTGCGACTCATGTATGATATTGTTAAGTTCAATAAGAATATCACCCAAGACCTGCTTAATGACCAGTTAGACCCCGCCCTGACTGTAGGTGAATACCTGAGTAGTCGCCGCTTCGGTAAGCTGTTGGCCAGCCACTATTTGATTCCAATGGGTAGTGCCATTTGGTCTTCCACCTTAAAGGAAATGCTTGATTTTCCACTGGTTTTTTTCGCAAGGTTTTTTCATAATCACGGCCTACTTAATATTAATGATAGACCTCAGTGGCGTGTTATAAAAGGCGGATCAAAACAATACCTAGGCCCAATGGTTAAAAAGCTTGGCAGTTCAATCGAGTGTGGTGTCAACATTCAAAGAGTACGTCGCGAAGATAAGCGCGTGGTTATTGTAATGGCTGATGGCAGTGAAAAAATATTCGATCAGGTGGTATTTGCGTGTCATAGCGATGAAGCGTTAAAGCTGCTCGAACAGCCCTTTGAAGCCGAGAGGCGTATACTTTCTGCTATTCCGTATAGAAAAAATAGTGTGGTGTTACATACTGACGAAAACCTGTTGCCGAAATCGCGAGGGGCTTGGAGTGCTTGGAATTATCGGTTAGACAACCCCGGTGGGCTTGGTGCCGGTGGGGTAACCTCTAAAGCTGATGACTTTGAGGGATCAAGTAAACCCGCAACACTTAGTTATAACATGAATATACTTCAGGGGATAACCGCAGAAGATACCTTTATTGTTACTCTTAATGGCTTGGACAAAATAGATCCAAATAAAATATTAGGGGAGTTTAATTATTCTCATCCGATTTTTACGCTCGAAGGTATTGACGCTCAGGAGGATTGGAAGAAGATTAATGGTGCTAATAGTACCTGGTTCTGTGGCGCCTATTGGAGTAACGGTTTTCATGAGGATGGCTGTGCCAGTGGCATTCGTGTTGCCAAGCATTTGGGGGCGAGCTGGTAA
- a CDS encoding ChrR family anti-sigma-E factor, producing the protein MQIHHPTLEHLSDYASGSLRLSHALCIAAHVEYCSSCRQQVQKLSGLGGNILSEIDAKDSGEQLLPLKDRVMGQLDDLEASYADTATAIAASDQAAHSDRLIPKALRQFIPQDYDQLDWARVSPAIKITTLLKDKDGAQISLSRVRPGGRMPHHNHTGDELTVVLEGRFSDESGLYSKGDFVLRGANDNHRPTVTRDGECICLMVLDAPIEFTGWFTRLLNPLLKKNHAQS; encoded by the coding sequence ATGCAAATTCATCACCCTACACTCGAACATTTATCTGACTATGCCTCTGGTAGCTTGCGCCTAAGTCACGCCCTATGCATAGCCGCACATGTTGAATATTGCAGCAGTTGTCGCCAGCAGGTACAAAAGCTTTCTGGATTGGGCGGAAATATTCTCTCAGAAATTGATGCAAAAGATAGTGGTGAACAGCTATTGCCGTTGAAGGATCGCGTTATGGGCCAGCTTGACGACTTGGAAGCATCCTATGCCGATACGGCTACGGCTATTGCGGCTTCAGACCAAGCAGCTCACTCTGACCGACTTATTCCTAAGGCCTTAAGGCAGTTTATACCGCAGGACTATGATCAATTAGACTGGGCCAGAGTTTCTCCCGCTATAAAGATCACCACGTTGCTAAAAGATAAAGACGGCGCACAAATTTCGCTCAGCCGTGTACGCCCCGGAGGGCGAATGCCTCACCACAACCACACTGGCGATGAACTTACTGTTGTGCTTGAAGGTCGGTTTTCCGATGAGTCTGGGCTTTACAGTAAGGGCGACTTTGTTCTTAGGGGTGCCAACGACAATCACCGCCCAACAGTAACACGAGATGGCGAATGTATTTGCCTTATGGTTTTAGATGCACCTATTGAGTTTACCGGCTGGTTTACACGTTTACTTAACCCTTTACTAAAAAAGAATCACGCACAAAGTTAA
- the tcdA gene encoding tRNA cyclic N6-threonylcarbamoyladenosine(37) synthase TcdA, protein MTPTLSPALSPEYLSRFGGIARLYGKEALQALSHAHFAVIGLGGVGTWAAEAMARSGVGELTLIELDDVCITNTNRQIHTLQSTIGQPKNQVMSERLLAINPELKLHTHHDFLTKTHVESYIGNQHHVVVDAMDSVHVKAALAAYCTRNKIRLITCGSSGGKLDPSRITCGDLGSTKSDPLLSKMRNLLYHSHNFTKTNNRRFRIDAIYSEEQMVYPKPDGSVCSRKQFLDDGVKLDCSAGVGSSVMVTGGFGFAATKRAIDRHLKKSAE, encoded by the coding sequence TCTCTCGTTTCGGCGGCATTGCCCGGCTCTACGGCAAAGAGGCCCTTCAAGCCTTAAGCCATGCACACTTTGCCGTCATTGGCCTGGGGGGAGTAGGTACCTGGGCTGCAGAAGCTATGGCTCGCTCTGGTGTAGGTGAGTTAACGCTCATAGAACTAGACGATGTGTGTATAACTAACACCAATAGGCAAATTCACACCCTACAAAGCACTATTGGGCAACCCAAGAACCAGGTTATGAGCGAGAGACTGCTGGCGATTAACCCCGAACTTAAACTGCACACCCATCACGATTTTCTCACCAAGACCCATGTCGAAAGCTATATAGGTAATCAACACCATGTGGTAGTGGATGCTATGGATTCCGTGCATGTGAAAGCCGCGCTCGCGGCCTATTGCACGCGCAACAAAATACGCCTGATAACCTGCGGTTCTTCCGGTGGCAAACTCGACCCCAGCCGCATTACCTGTGGCGATCTCGGCAGCACTAAAAGCGATCCACTTTTGTCTAAAATGCGTAACCTGCTTTACCACTCGCATAATTTCACTAAAACCAATAATCGCCGCTTCCGTATCGATGCCATTTATTCCGAAGAACAAATGGTGTATCCAAAACCAGACGGGTCGGTATGTAGCCGTAAACAATTTTTAGACGATGGGGTTAAATTGGACTGTTCAGCAGGCGTAGGCTCTTCGGTTATGGTAACGGGCGGCTTCGGGTTTGCCGCAACGAAGCGAGCGATTGATCGACATCTAAAAAAGTCTGCTGAATAA
- a CDS encoding GNAT family N-acetyltransferase — translation MTIIIREEKSDQAPAQLIQKAAFGADEEANLTQNLLFDPSAQPSLSLLAYYDEQPVGHILFSRVSLAHHPNIQTSLLAPLAVLPEFQRQGIGLALIRAGLEELKQRGDTLAFVLGHINYYPKAGFFPAHTLGIAAPYPIEESLADAWMVHTLGNPQPKKFSTHVICANTLMRPEYWAE, via the coding sequence ATGACCATAATTATTCGTGAAGAAAAATCAGATCAAGCCCCTGCACAGCTTATTCAAAAGGCGGCGTTTGGCGCCGATGAAGAGGCAAACCTTACTCAAAATTTGCTTTTTGACCCCAGTGCACAGCCCAGCCTATCGTTACTCGCCTATTACGATGAACAACCCGTTGGACATATTCTTTTTAGTCGTGTTTCGCTTGCACACCATCCCAACATACAGACAAGCCTTCTTGCACCACTTGCTGTTTTACCCGAGTTTCAACGTCAGGGAATTGGCCTTGCCCTTATTCGGGCGGGCTTGGAGGAACTTAAGCAAAGGGGAGATACGCTGGCTTTTGTACTGGGGCATATCAACTATTATCCCAAAGCGGGGTTTTTCCCTGCCCATACGCTGGGCATAGCCGCGCCCTACCCTATTGAGGAAAGCCTTGCTGATGCCTGGATGGTTCACACCCTTGGCAACCCTCAGCCGAAAAAATTCAGCACTCACGTTATTTGCGCCAACACCCTAATGCGGCCTGAATATTGGGCCGAATAA
- a CDS encoding TatD family hydrolase: MTESGKLQCIDTHCHFDFDAFSSHRADILKSCNNLGISRLIVPGVSPEQWLRLPELCERYQGLYFSLGLHPWWIQEVLGADAVVEIELRKLEQLLLSTVGHRKCVALGECGLDKNGEQPLAEQLNVLRWHCRLALQLNKPLILHCVKAHNEMLQCLNEFPSLRGVVHGFTGRVETASAYWQRGFYLGVGGSITYERARKTREAIRTMPLESLLLETDAPDMPLNGRQGQHNSPVRIIEVAQSLAELKSISFARIAQATTSNAQTLFCLSD, from the coding sequence GTGACGGAATCAGGGAAGCTTCAATGTATCGATACTCACTGCCATTTTGATTTTGATGCATTTAGCTCGCACCGTGCAGATATTTTAAAGTCCTGCAATAACTTAGGCATCTCCCGTTTAATTGTTCCCGGTGTATCGCCTGAGCAATGGCTACGGCTTCCCGAATTGTGTGAGCGCTATCAAGGTTTGTATTTTTCTCTAGGGTTACATCCTTGGTGGATACAGGAGGTTTTAGGGGCCGACGCGGTTGTAGAAATTGAGTTGCGAAAGCTCGAACAATTACTTTTATCGACGGTGGGTCACCGGAAATGTGTCGCGCTTGGCGAGTGTGGGCTCGATAAGAATGGTGAGCAGCCCTTGGCCGAGCAGCTAAACGTATTACGCTGGCATTGCAGATTGGCGTTGCAGTTGAATAAACCGTTGATTCTCCACTGTGTAAAAGCGCACAACGAAATGTTGCAATGTTTGAATGAATTCCCCAGCTTGCGCGGTGTTGTACACGGCTTCACCGGCAGGGTAGAGACCGCAAGCGCCTATTGGCAGCGTGGTTTCTATTTAGGCGTAGGGGGAAGTATCACCTATGAGCGCGCGCGTAAAACGCGTGAGGCAATACGGACGATGCCGTTAGAAAGTTTGTTGTTAGAAACGGATGCCCCCGATATGCCGTTAAATGGCAGGCAAGGGCAACACAATAGCCCTGTACGAATAATAGAAGTTGCGCAATCGCTTGCAGAGCTTAAATCTATTAGCTTCGCTCGCATTGCTCAGGCAACAACTAGCAATGCACAAACGTTATTTTGTTTAAGTGACTGA
- a CDS encoding alpha-N-arabinofuranosidase, with translation MLAAGTQAKNDTTVVVDTAKPGATIHRNIYGQFMEHLGRGIYEGIWVGEDSDIPNTRGYRKDVLNALKELQVPLLRWPGGCFADEYHWRDGVGPRAQRKRTINTTWGGVIDDNAFGTHEFMALAEMLDAEVYVNANLGTGTPQEMAAWLEYMTADGDSTLARERRANGRDKPWKVHYFAIGNEAWGCGGNMTPDYYASLYKRYATYAKTPQDNRPIMIASGGNDDRTDWTQTLMEQVPYDNWSMRMQAISHHYYTLPTGKWDKKGRALEFAEDEWFSTLKQTLRIEGMIEKNVAIMDKLDPDNKVGFYVDEWGTWYDVEPGENPGFLYQENTLRDAVLAGLNLNIFHKHARRVHMTNIAQMINVLQAMILTDKEKMVLTPTYHVFKMYIPFQDATSYPVSIKNDKRYSYGDESIPGVSASAAKGKDGKLWLALVNTNPNETTGITVETGSEVKGAIGEVLTSEAMDARNTFSTPKNIKPKRYKVKAKDGKLTLDLPAKSVVVVELR, from the coding sequence ATGCTTGCCGCAGGCACACAAGCAAAAAATGACACCACGGTGGTTGTCGATACCGCTAAACCCGGTGCCACTATCCATCGAAATATTTACGGCCAGTTTATGGAGCATCTTGGCCGTGGTATTTACGAGGGTATTTGGGTAGGAGAAGACTCCGATATCCCCAATACGCGCGGTTACCGAAAAGACGTACTCAATGCGCTTAAGGAATTACAAGTGCCACTGCTACGCTGGCCCGGCGGCTGCTTTGCTGACGAATACCACTGGCGCGATGGCGTTGGCCCACGAGCACAACGCAAGCGCACGATCAATACCACTTGGGGTGGTGTAATAGACGACAACGCGTTCGGCACCCACGAATTTATGGCGTTAGCCGAAATGCTGGATGCCGAAGTGTACGTAAATGCCAACCTCGGAACTGGCACCCCTCAAGAGATGGCCGCATGGCTGGAATATATGACCGCCGATGGCGACTCTACCCTCGCGCGTGAGCGTCGCGCCAATGGCCGAGACAAACCGTGGAAGGTGCACTACTTTGCCATTGGCAATGAAGCTTGGGGCTGCGGCGGCAATATGACTCCAGACTATTACGCCAGCCTCTACAAACGTTACGCCACTTACGCTAAAACACCACAGGACAATCGACCTATCATGATTGCCAGCGGTGGAAACGATGACCGCACCGATTGGACCCAAACGCTAATGGAACAGGTACCTTACGATAACTGGAGTATGCGCATGCAAGCCATATCCCATCACTACTACACCCTGCCTACCGGAAAATGGGATAAGAAAGGACGCGCACTTGAATTTGCTGAAGATGAGTGGTTTTCCACGCTAAAACAAACACTGCGTATAGAGGGCATGATTGAGAAAAACGTCGCCATTATGGACAAGCTAGACCCGGACAACAAAGTAGGCTTCTACGTAGATGAATGGGGTACTTGGTACGATGTTGAGCCCGGCGAAAACCCCGGTTTCCTCTACCAGGAAAACACATTACGCGATGCCGTACTCGCCGGCCTCAACTTGAATATTTTCCACAAGCATGCTCGCCGAGTGCACATGACCAACATTGCACAAATGATTAACGTTTTACAGGCGATGATTCTGACCGACAAGGAGAAAATGGTACTTACGCCTACCTACCACGTATTTAAAATGTACATTCCCTTTCAGGACGCCACCTCATACCCCGTCTCGATAAAAAACGATAAACGCTATAGCTATGGAGACGAATCAATTCCGGGTGTAAGCGCTTCGGCAGCCAAAGGAAAAGACGGCAAACTGTGGTTAGCGTTGGTCAATACCAACCCGAATGAAACAACCGGCATAACAGTGGAAACAGGTAGCGAGGTTAAAGGCGCTATAGGTGAGGTACTGACCTCCGAGGCCATGGATGCCCGCAACACCTTTAGTACGCCGAAAAACATTAAACCCAAACGCTACAAGGTGAAAGCAAAGGACGGGAAATTAACCTTGGATCTACCCGCAAAATCGGTCGTCGTGGTCGAACTACGTTAA
- a CDS encoding sigma-70 family RNA polymerase sigma factor, whose protein sequence is MKSAEIRQAEQQRFSVDINAVANQRDKVAFSRLFDHFVPKLRAFSLAAQPGASLLADEVAQEVMIKVWQKSHTYNAELASVSTWIYTLARNARIDYLRKNSRHESDIDPSDIWNEFVDENADPFLAAQQKRSEETIASELDQLPLEQKEALHKVYMEGKTHAEVAEELKLPLGTVKSRVRLALRKLAISIQR, encoded by the coding sequence ATGAAATCCGCAGAAATACGTCAGGCCGAGCAACAGCGCTTCTCGGTAGACATAAACGCAGTGGCCAACCAGCGAGACAAAGTCGCATTTAGCCGCCTGTTCGACCACTTTGTGCCCAAACTTAGGGCATTTAGTTTAGCAGCCCAACCCGGTGCTTCTCTCTTAGCGGACGAAGTTGCGCAAGAAGTCATGATCAAAGTATGGCAAAAATCCCACACATACAACGCGGAATTAGCCTCTGTTAGCACTTGGATCTATACGCTGGCACGAAATGCCCGTATCGATTATTTACGCAAGAATAGTCGACATGAATCCGATATAGATCCGAGTGATATCTGGAACGAGTTCGTCGACGAAAATGCCGACCCGTTTTTGGCTGCCCAGCAAAAACGTAGTGAAGAAACCATTGCCAGCGAGCTGGATCAGCTCCCACTCGAGCAAAAAGAAGCACTGCATAAGGTGTATATGGAAGGTAAAACCCATGCAGAGGTGGCCGAGGAGCTAAAGCTTCCACTCGGTACAGTTAAATCTCGCGTGCGCTTGGCACTGCGCAAGTTAGCGATAAGTATACAGAGGTAA
- a CDS encoding DUF2061 domain-containing protein produces the protein MIKSITFTVMHFVIAFSVAWVLTGDWAVGGVIALVEPLVNSVGYFFHEKIWAKVLA, from the coding sequence ATGATTAAATCGATTACATTCACCGTGATGCATTTCGTTATTGCCTTTTCGGTCGCTTGGGTACTGACCGGTGATTGGGCCGTAGGTGGTGTGATTGCTCTGGTAGAGCCCTTGGTCAATAGTGTGGGTTACTTCTTTCATGAGAAAATTTGGGCAAAGGTACTGGCTTAG
- a CDS encoding DUF1365 domain-containing protein, whose protein sequence is MNGNTPIQSAIYSGWVKHCRYFPKPHKFNYRVFMMYLDIDELPFVFEKSFLWSFGRKNIAEFRCADYLDGSTSSAVELKSAILEKVENATGKTVAGRVCILTNLRYFGYIINPLTVYYCFDTEERLQAVVLEVTNTPWKKRHTYVLSCDGTNSRQTIEFDKSMHVSPFHGMDMIYQLVAETPKERLNFSLRNKSSSKNNRIEFDAGLSLQRQEITQATLTGKLIRYPFMTLKVCISIYWQALRLLIKKMPLYPNVSVSR, encoded by the coding sequence ATGAACGGTAACACGCCGATACAAAGTGCAATCTATTCCGGGTGGGTGAAACACTGCCGATATTTTCCAAAACCACACAAGTTTAACTATCGGGTGTTTATGATGTATCTGGACATCGATGAGCTGCCTTTTGTGTTTGAAAAAAGCTTCTTGTGGTCTTTTGGGCGAAAAAATATTGCTGAATTTAGATGTGCCGATTATTTAGATGGCTCTACAAGCTCTGCCGTAGAGTTGAAGTCGGCGATTCTTGAAAAAGTAGAAAATGCAACCGGAAAAACTGTCGCTGGGCGCGTGTGCATACTGACTAACCTGCGCTACTTTGGCTATATTATCAATCCGCTTACTGTTTATTACTGCTTTGATACAGAAGAGCGCCTACAGGCAGTGGTGCTAGAGGTGACGAACACCCCTTGGAAAAAAAGGCATACATATGTATTGAGTTGTGATGGTACCAATAGCAGGCAGACGATTGAGTTTGACAAATCTATGCATGTGTCGCCTTTTCATGGTATGGATATGATCTATCAATTAGTTGCGGAAACCCCTAAGGAGCGTTTGAATTTTTCTCTTCGAAATAAAAGCTCCTCTAAAAATAATCGTATTGAATTTGACGCAGGTCTATCTCTTCAGCGACAGGAGATAACCCAAGCGACATTAACGGGAAAGCTTATACGTTACCCGTTTATGACATTAAAAGTATGTATTTCAATCTACTGGCAGGCATTGCGTTTATTGATAAAAAAAATGCCGCTTTATCCCAATGTTTCGGTTAGCCGTTAA